The following proteins are encoded in a genomic region of Triticum dicoccoides isolate Atlit2015 ecotype Zavitan chromosome 1B, WEW_v2.0, whole genome shotgun sequence:
- the LOC119349305 gene encoding uncharacterized protein LOC119349305: MERSSSPSKVLLVFLLQFLLLSEPLEARILGDAYDHKNLLASGVDGDAALLPASHLNLADVAGDRRPKYTPPSPVRPPSPHHLHGDGAHEQQRSPPASSSTEPAPLRDYSRQQAEAAGHPPMMDVSRAFLQTIMGYVTKM, translated from the exons ATGGAGAGATCATCTTCCCCTTCAAAggttctcctcgtcttcctcctgcaGTTCCTCCTGCTCTCTGAACCTCTGGAAGCAAGGATACTAG GTGATGCATACGACCACAAGAACCTGCTCGCGTCGGGTGTCGATGGAGATGCCGCACTGCTGCCCGCATCACACCTGAACCTCGCCGATGTTGCAGGGGACAGGCGTCCCAAGTATACGCCGCCTTCTCCGGTGCGACCTCCGTCGCCGCACCATCTCCACGGAGATGGCGCGCATGAGCAGCAAAGGTCTCCGCCGGCGTCGTCCTCGACTGAACCTGCACCACTGCGTGATTACAGTCGCCAGCAGGCTGAAGCTGCAGGGCACCCACCCATGATGGATGTATCGCGCGCGTTTCTCCAAACGATCATGGGATATGTGACGAAAATGTAA